From Weissella confusa, a single genomic window includes:
- a CDS encoding NAD(P)H-binding protein — protein sequence MKVLVVGASGRVGEELVKNLVADGRQVIAGTRHTDQDFGEGVEVKNIDLLADEATLVGELRPLELDAIYFVAGSRGKNLLQIDAFGAVKLENAADKLGVKRFIMLSSWHSLSPAEWQDESMMNYNIAKFFGDHWLMHHTELNYTILQPVGLTEEPATGKVDLNPKNAGTGKNTIADVAKVLSEMLKCENTFHRVISMRQGETDIKLALDTLKSI from the coding sequence ATGAAGGTATTAGTAGTAGGCGCAAGTGGGCGCGTCGGCGAAGAGTTGGTTAAGAATCTTGTGGCGGATGGCCGTCAAGTGATTGCGGGAACGCGGCACACGGACCAAGACTTTGGTGAAGGTGTTGAAGTAAAGAACATTGATTTGCTGGCAGATGAAGCAACGTTGGTTGGCGAATTGCGTCCATTGGAATTGGATGCCATTTACTTCGTGGCTGGATCACGTGGTAAGAACTTGTTACAAATCGATGCTTTCGGTGCCGTGAAGCTTGAAAATGCTGCGGACAAGTTGGGCGTCAAGCGCTTTATCATGTTGTCATCATGGCACTCACTATCACCTGCTGAGTGGCAAGACGAGAGCATGATGAACTACAACATCGCGAAGTTCTTTGGTGATCACTGGTTGATGCACCACACGGAATTGAACTACACGATTTTGCAACCGGTTGGATTGACGGAAGAACCTGCCACGGGCAAGGTTGACTTGAATCCAAAGAACGCCGGTACGGGCAAGAACACGATTGCCGATGTGGCTAAGGTGTTGTCAGAAATGTTGAAGTGTGAGAACACATTCCACCGCGTTATTTCAATGCGCCAAGGTGAAACTGACATCAAATTGGCACTAGATACACTTAAGTCAATTTAA
- the upp gene encoding uracil phosphoribosyltransferase, translating into MSKLTVFDHPLIQHKLTIIRDKNVGTKEFREIVDEIASLMAYEVTRDLPVEDVEIETPVAKTTQKQLAGKKLAIVPILRAGLGMVDGIMKLIPAARIGHIGMYRDEESLEPVEYFVKLPEDIDQREVLVVDPMLATGGSAVMAIDALKKRGATKIKLITLVSAPIGVETVQKAHPDVDIYTAGLDEGLNEHGYIIPGLGDAGDRLFGTH; encoded by the coding sequence ATGAGCAAGCTAACTGTTTTTGATCACCCACTAATCCAACACAAGTTGACGATTATCCGTGATAAGAATGTTGGAACGAAGGAATTCCGTGAGATCGTTGATGAAATTGCTTCATTGATGGCCTATGAAGTCACACGTGATTTGCCAGTTGAAGATGTTGAAATCGAGACACCAGTTGCCAAGACGACGCAAAAGCAATTGGCTGGTAAGAAGTTGGCCATCGTGCCAATCTTGCGTGCTGGTTTGGGGATGGTCGACGGAATCATGAAGTTGATCCCAGCTGCACGTATCGGTCACATCGGTATGTACCGTGATGAAGAGTCATTGGAGCCAGTTGAATACTTCGTTAAGTTGCCAGAAGACATCGACCAACGTGAAGTTTTGGTTGTTGATCCAATGTTGGCTACTGGTGGTTCAGCTGTTATGGCTATTGACGCTTTGAAGAAGCGCGGTGCAACTAAGATTAAGTTGATCACGTTGGTTTCTGCACCAATCGGTGTTGAGACTGTACAAAAGGCCCACCCTGATGTTGATATCTATACGGCTGGTTTGGACGAAGGTTTGAACGAGCACGGATACATCATCCCAGGTTTGGGTGACGCGGGTGACCGTTTGTTCGGTACTCACTAA
- the glyA gene encoding serine hydroxymethyltransferase encodes MTNYREFDPELWAAVDREADRQEHNIELIASENIASAGVRAAQGSILTNKYAEGYPGKRYYGGTEFIDQIEQLAIDRAKELFGADYANVQPHSGSQANAAVYAALLEHGDHVLGMDLDAGGHLTHGSPVNFSGKTYQFHAYGLDENELIDYDQVQALAEEFKPKLIVTGASAYSRFIDFDRFRKIADSVGAYLMVDMAHIAGLIAAGVHPSPVGIADVVTTTTHKTLRGPRGGMILAKEELGKKLNSAIFPGTQGGPLEHVIAGKAVAFYEAMQPSFKEYGKQIVANAKAMAEVFSQSDLVRVISGGTDNHLFNLDLTATGLTGKEAQNLLDSIHITTNKEAIPNEPRSPFITSGIRIGTPAITTRGFKEHEAREVAHMILRAFENHDNQEVLDMIAKEVIALTDKFPLSGIEHAE; translated from the coding sequence ATGACAAATTATCGTGAGTTTGATCCGGAGTTGTGGGCTGCCGTTGACCGCGAGGCTGACCGTCAAGAGCACAACATCGAGTTGATTGCATCTGAAAACATTGCATCAGCAGGGGTGCGTGCTGCGCAAGGTAGCATTTTGACGAACAAGTACGCTGAAGGTTATCCTGGCAAGCGTTACTACGGTGGAACTGAGTTTATCGACCAAATCGAGCAATTGGCGATCGATCGTGCCAAGGAATTGTTCGGTGCGGACTACGCCAACGTGCAACCACACTCAGGTTCACAAGCCAACGCAGCTGTTTATGCAGCTTTGCTTGAGCATGGTGACCACGTGTTGGGGATGGACCTCGACGCTGGTGGTCACTTGACGCACGGTTCTCCTGTTAACTTCTCAGGTAAGACGTACCAATTCCACGCCTATGGTTTGGATGAGAACGAGTTGATTGATTATGACCAAGTCCAAGCTTTGGCTGAAGAATTTAAGCCTAAGTTGATTGTGACGGGTGCATCAGCCTACTCACGTTTCATTGACTTTGACCGTTTCCGTAAAATCGCTGATTCTGTTGGCGCATACTTGATGGTTGATATGGCACACATCGCCGGTTTGATTGCTGCTGGGGTTCACCCATCACCAGTTGGTATCGCTGATGTGGTCACGACGACGACGCACAAGACATTGCGCGGACCTCGTGGTGGTATGATTTTGGCCAAGGAAGAGTTGGGTAAGAAGTTGAACTCAGCCATCTTCCCTGGTACGCAAGGTGGACCTTTGGAGCACGTGATTGCTGGTAAGGCCGTTGCGTTCTACGAAGCGATGCAACCAAGCTTCAAGGAATACGGTAAGCAAATCGTGGCTAACGCTAAGGCTATGGCTGAAGTATTTAGCCAATCAGATTTGGTTCGCGTCATTTCTGGTGGTACGGACAACCACTTGTTCAACCTTGATTTGACGGCCACTGGTTTGACGGGTAAGGAAGCCCAAAACTTGTTGGACAGCATTCACATTACGACCAACAAGGAAGCCATTCCAAATGAGCCTCGTAGCCCATTCATCACATCAGGTATCCGTATTGGAACGCCAGCAATTACGACGCGTGGATTCAAGGAGCATGAAGCTCGCGAAGTCGCACACATGATTTTGCGTGCCTTTGAGAACCACGATAACCAAGAAGTTCTTGATATGATTGCCAAGGAAGTTATTGCATTGACGGATAAGTTCCCATTGAGTGGAATTGAACACGCTGAATAA
- a CDS encoding L-threonylcarbamoyladenylate synthase, with protein MAETKIWSADELPAAVRAIKRGSLVAFPTETVYGLGADAFNDTAVGKVYAAKGRPSDNPLIVHVSDPEQVDRFAEVNDWAKKLMDAFWPGPLTMILPVKPGTVSTTVTGGLDTVAARMPDNDLTRALIREADAPLVGPSANTSGKPSPTTAKHVYHDLHGKIAGILDDGATKIGVESTVIDLSTDQPAVLRPGKITPGQIEDVLGVAVDSEIRHVDADEAPKAPGMKYRHYAPDKDVYMVAPEDWTQAIIWAQGQLEPVGLMLTNDLIIQHQLAGMDFVWSLGDNGDTAAAKLFAGLRYFDDRKDVRTVLVAAMPSTPENSAYNNRLGKSSGGHWVTELLAD; from the coding sequence ATGGCAGAGACAAAAATTTGGTCAGCTGATGAATTGCCCGCAGCGGTTCGCGCCATTAAGCGTGGGTCACTCGTTGCATTCCCAACTGAAACAGTCTATGGCTTGGGCGCGGATGCGTTTAACGATACGGCTGTTGGTAAGGTGTACGCTGCAAAGGGTCGTCCATCTGACAACCCGTTGATTGTGCACGTTTCCGACCCAGAACAAGTTGACCGCTTTGCTGAGGTGAACGACTGGGCGAAGAAGTTGATGGACGCCTTTTGGCCTGGTCCATTGACAATGATTTTGCCAGTTAAGCCTGGCACGGTGTCAACGACGGTGACGGGTGGCTTGGACACAGTGGCAGCGCGCATGCCAGATAACGATTTGACGCGTGCATTGATTCGTGAGGCCGATGCGCCATTGGTTGGGCCATCTGCTAACACATCAGGTAAGCCATCACCAACCACGGCGAAACACGTTTACCATGATTTGCATGGTAAGATTGCCGGCATCTTGGATGATGGGGCAACAAAGATTGGGGTTGAATCAACGGTCATTGACCTATCAACTGATCAACCAGCCGTTTTGCGTCCAGGTAAGATTACGCCTGGTCAAATTGAAGACGTGTTGGGTGTGGCGGTTGATTCTGAGATTCGTCACGTGGATGCTGATGAAGCACCCAAGGCACCAGGTATGAAGTACCGCCACTACGCACCTGACAAGGATGTGTACATGGTGGCACCAGAAGACTGGACGCAAGCCATCATTTGGGCCCAAGGACAATTGGAACCGGTTGGCTTGATGTTGACGAATGATTTAATTATTCAACACCAGTTGGCTGGCATGGACTTTGTGTGGTCTCTCGGGGATAATGGAGATACCGCAGCAGCAAAATTGTTTGCCGGTTTGCGTTACTTTGATGATCGCAAGGATGTGCGGACGGTTTTGGTTGCTGCCATGCCATCGACACCAGAAAACAGTGCCTACAATAACCGTCTTGGAAAGTCTTCCGGCGGACATTGGGTAACGGAACTGTTAGCTGATTAA
- the prmC gene encoding peptide chain release factor N(5)-glutamine methyltransferase has product MFDEQWIIQAVRDWGDWQLEPYIHDEEERLAQIDYLLTGMMDWNYAQLANNLNTVLEDEKRLRFMVAVRAIKGGQPVQYALGHAAFYGREFNVDRRVLIPRQETEELVEWVLNDYKASGEPKRVLDIGTGSGAIAVTIGAERPTWDVTGADISVDALEVAKSNAEQFAKQVQLIESDLFSAASGQYDIIISNPPYISEQERDVMDESVIMYEPDLALFADDEGLALYKKMAAELLDYLSPQGAAYFEIGYQQGPALLAVFGELPGVSVSLRQDMSGHDRMIKVSREA; this is encoded by the coding sequence ATGTTTGATGAACAATGGATAATTCAAGCAGTTCGCGATTGGGGTGATTGGCAACTTGAGCCATACATTCACGATGAAGAAGAGCGACTAGCACAAATCGATTATCTACTAACTGGGATGATGGATTGGAATTATGCGCAATTGGCGAATAACTTGAATACCGTCTTGGAAGATGAGAAGCGCTTGCGTTTCATGGTGGCCGTGCGTGCCATCAAGGGTGGTCAACCGGTGCAATACGCATTGGGCCACGCGGCTTTCTACGGGCGCGAGTTCAACGTTGATCGACGTGTATTGATTCCCCGTCAAGAAACTGAAGAGTTGGTGGAATGGGTTCTCAATGATTACAAAGCCAGTGGTGAGCCTAAGCGCGTCCTTGATATTGGGACGGGTTCAGGTGCCATTGCGGTAACCATCGGGGCTGAACGCCCAACTTGGGATGTGACGGGCGCTGATATTTCAGTTGACGCCCTTGAAGTTGCCAAGTCAAATGCTGAGCAATTTGCCAAGCAAGTGCAATTGATTGAGAGTGACTTGTTTAGTGCGGCTTCAGGCCAATACGACATCATCATTTCAAACCCGCCTTACATTAGTGAGCAAGAGCGCGACGTGATGGATGAATCAGTCATTATGTACGAACCAGATTTGGCGTTGTTTGCGGACGACGAAGGATTGGCGTTGTACAAGAAGATGGCTGCTGAACTACTAGATTATCTAAGTCCACAAGGAGCAGCGTACTTTGAAATCGGCTATCAACAAGGACCAGCTTTGCTAGCGGTCTTTGGCGAGTTGCCAGGTGTCTCAGTATCATTGCGCCAAGACATGAGTGGACATGATCGCATGATTAAAGTGTCACGGGAGGCATAA
- the prfA gene encoding peptide chain release factor 1, translated as MDEIFEKVQAVVDRYDEISELISDPDVISDTQRFMALSKEEGSLRETVETFKRYKEVVEGIEGNEEMLNEGLGDAELEEMAKEELKELKGEKEEIEEKLKILLLPKDPNDDKNIIMEIHGAAGGDEAALFAGDLYDMYSRYAEKQGWNVEVIDENKTEIGGYKEIVLMITGDNVYSKLKFENGAHRVQRVPDTESAGRVHTSTATVGVMPEYEDVDIEIEDKDLRVDVYRSSGAGGQHVNKTSSAVRMTHLPTGIVVAMQDQRSQQQNRAKAMEILKARVYDYYASQNEAEYAEQRKTAVGTGDRSERIRTYNYPQNRVTDHRIGLSLNKLDRIMNGELGDIIDALIIADQTAKLEELKQG; from the coding sequence ATGGATGAGATTTTTGAGAAGGTCCAAGCGGTTGTTGACCGTTATGATGAAATCAGCGAATTGATTTCTGACCCTGATGTCATTTCAGATACACAACGTTTCATGGCGCTTTCTAAGGAAGAAGGTAGCTTGCGTGAAACAGTTGAGACGTTCAAGCGTTACAAGGAAGTCGTAGAAGGCATCGAAGGTAACGAAGAGATGTTGAACGAAGGTCTTGGCGACGCTGAATTGGAAGAGATGGCCAAGGAAGAGTTGAAGGAGTTGAAGGGCGAGAAGGAAGAGATCGAAGAGAAGTTGAAGATCTTGCTTTTGCCTAAGGACCCTAACGACGACAAGAACATCATCATGGAAATCCACGGTGCTGCTGGTGGTGACGAAGCTGCTTTGTTCGCTGGTGACTTGTACGACATGTACTCACGCTACGCTGAAAAGCAAGGCTGGAACGTTGAAGTCATCGACGAGAACAAGACTGAAATCGGTGGTTACAAGGAAATCGTTTTGATGATTACTGGTGACAACGTTTACTCAAAGTTGAAGTTCGAAAACGGTGCGCACCGTGTGCAACGTGTGCCTGACACTGAATCAGCTGGTCGTGTTCACACGTCAACGGCGACGGTTGGTGTTATGCCTGAATACGAAGATGTCGACATTGAAATCGAAGACAAGGATTTGCGTGTCGATGTTTACCGTTCATCAGGCGCCGGTGGACAGCACGTTAACAAGACGTCATCAGCCGTTCGTATGACCCACTTGCCTACGGGTATCGTGGTTGCCATGCAAGACCAACGTTCACAGCAACAAAACCGTGCGAAGGCCATGGAAATCTTGAAGGCCCGTGTCTACGACTACTACGCTTCACAAAACGAAGCTGAGTATGCTGAGCAACGTAAGACGGCCGTTGGTACTGGTGATCGTTCAGAGCGTATCCGTACGTACAACTACCCACAAAACCGTGTGACGGACCACCGTATTGGTTTGTCATTGAACAAGTTGGACCGTATCATGAACGGTGAATTGGGCGACATTATCGACGCCTTGATTATCGCTGATCAAACGGCCAAGTTGGAAGAATTGAAGCAAGGATAA
- a CDS encoding thymidine kinase, whose translation MAQLFFRYGAMASGKSIEILKVAHNYETQQRHVLLLTSALDNRSGVGEIASRIGMQRSALAISDADDLFKLIQDQQDDVAAVLIDEAQFMTKEQVLELTQVVDDLNIPVLAFGLKNDAFNNLFPGSEALLIYADKIEEMKTLCSFCGRKATMNLRISDGQPVYEGAQVQIGGDEAYMPVCRYHYNHPDMAAIARRMAKN comes from the coding sequence ATGGCGCAACTGTTTTTTAGATATGGTGCAATGGCGAGTGGAAAAAGTATTGAGATTTTGAAGGTCGCTCACAACTATGAAACGCAACAACGTCACGTGTTGCTACTAACAAGTGCCTTAGACAACCGTTCAGGGGTTGGTGAAATTGCGTCACGTATCGGGATGCAACGTTCAGCGTTAGCGATTAGCGATGCGGATGACTTGTTCAAGTTGATTCAAGATCAACAAGACGATGTCGCAGCAGTCTTGATTGACGAGGCGCAATTTATGACCAAGGAGCAAGTGCTTGAGTTGACGCAAGTTGTTGATGACTTGAACATTCCGGTGCTGGCGTTCGGGTTGAAGAACGATGCCTTCAATAACTTGTTCCCAGGTTCAGAAGCGCTATTGATTTATGCCGACAAGATCGAGGAAATGAAGACGCTTTGTTCATTCTGCGGTCGCAAGGCAACGATGAATTTGCGTATTTCTGATGGGCAACCAGTTTATGAAGGTGCTCAAGTCCAAATTGGTGGGGATGAAGCCTACATGCCTGTATGCCGTTACCACTACAACCACCCTGATATGGCTGCTATTGCACGTCGTATGGCAAAGAACTAA
- a CDS encoding type 1 glutamine amidotransferase → MAAEYVLHTAHLYGDLMNTYGDYGNIVAMRYYASQIGVDVDVQLISLGDEFDDKKYDFVLFGGGQDYEEQIVAEDLKFKADAIKRYIESDGPLLGVCGGFQLLGHYFLMADGTRVEGISVMDHYTLNQQHSRFIGNVLIKDEVNGNEYRGFENHQGRTFLGEGERPLGMVLQGKGNNGEDGGEGLVYRNVYGTYFHGPIFTRNGNLALHVLQKALERKYPEVNWAEKMANIEPESF, encoded by the coding sequence ATGGCAGCAGAATACGTTTTGCACACCGCACACTTGTACGGTGATTTGATGAACACTTACGGTGACTATGGAAACATCGTGGCGATGCGTTATTACGCTTCACAAATCGGTGTCGACGTAGATGTTCAATTGATTTCATTGGGCGATGAGTTTGATGATAAGAAGTACGACTTCGTTTTGTTCGGTGGTGGTCAAGACTACGAAGAGCAAATCGTTGCGGAAGACTTGAAGTTTAAGGCAGATGCCATCAAGCGTTACATCGAATCTGATGGACCTTTGTTGGGCGTTTGCGGTGGCTTCCAATTGTTGGGTCACTACTTCTTGATGGCTGATGGTACGCGTGTTGAGGGTATCTCAGTTATGGATCACTACACGTTGAACCAACAACACAGCCGTTTCATCGGTAACGTGTTGATCAAGGACGAAGTTAACGGTAACGAATACCGCGGTTTCGAAAACCACCAAGGACGTACGTTCCTAGGTGAAGGAGAGCGTCCTTTGGGTATGGTTCTTCAAGGTAAGGGAAACAACGGTGAAGACGGCGGTGAAGGTTTGGTTTACCGCAATGTTTACGGTACGTACTTCCACGGACCTATCTTCACGCGTAACGGAAACTTGGCTTTGCACGTTTTGCAAAAGGCATTGGAGCGCAAGTACCCTGAAGTGAACTGGGCAGAAAAGATGGCCAACATCGAGCCAGAATCATTCTAA
- a CDS encoding MurT ligase domain-containing protein, with amino-acid sequence MSFKSALATFVGKSSYVVLHDILRRGGTSLPGKLATKIDPEVMTTLAEHYDVILITGTNGKTLTTTLTTRVLREKYPDVITNPSGSNMMQGITGTMLTAKVTDKSQRPIALLEVDEANVEAVARQLKPKAFVLTNIFRDQLDRFGEIYTTYDKILKGIRLFPEATVIANADSPIFMRGNLPNPKVYFGFNHLPADGDMKAPHNTDGILSPTDDTVLHYHFMTFGNQGDYFSVTDDFKRPELDYAVTKVNEMTPRFSNFDIDGETYQIEIGGMYNIYNALAAYAVGRYLGVSTEQIHHAFESNAQIFGRQEAVKVNGKEVTIVLIKNPVGANQVIDMMKTDDQSFSLIALLNANYADGIDTSWIWDTDFESLQDSGMQKIVTGGERYKDLYVRLKMAGYGDLPVYQDLKQIVKAIDSMPTERVYIAATYTAMLQLRAQLAQEGFIKTGMGE; translated from the coding sequence ATGAGCTTTAAGAGTGCATTGGCAACTTTTGTTGGTAAAAGTTCATACGTGGTATTGCACGACATTTTGCGTCGTGGCGGTACATCATTGCCAGGAAAGTTGGCAACGAAGATTGATCCTGAAGTGATGACGACGTTGGCAGAACACTACGACGTTATTTTGATCACAGGAACTAACGGAAAGACGTTGACGACAACTTTGACGACCCGCGTTTTGCGTGAAAAGTACCCTGACGTTATCACGAACCCATCAGGTTCAAACATGATGCAAGGAATCACGGGAACGATGTTGACGGCCAAGGTGACCGATAAGTCACAACGCCCAATCGCACTTTTGGAAGTTGATGAAGCTAACGTGGAAGCCGTTGCGCGTCAATTGAAGCCTAAGGCGTTTGTTTTGACAAACATCTTCCGTGACCAATTGGACCGATTCGGTGAAATTTACACGACCTACGACAAGATTTTGAAGGGAATTCGTTTGTTCCCTGAGGCAACGGTTATCGCCAACGCAGATTCACCAATCTTTATGCGTGGTAACTTGCCAAATCCAAAGGTTTACTTTGGTTTCAACCACTTGCCAGCTGATGGTGACATGAAGGCACCACACAATACTGACGGTATTTTGTCACCAACTGACGATACGGTGCTACACTATCACTTTATGACGTTCGGGAACCAAGGTGACTACTTCTCAGTTACCGACGATTTCAAGCGTCCAGAGTTGGATTATGCCGTAACAAAGGTTAATGAGATGACGCCACGTTTCTCAAACTTTGATATCGATGGTGAGACGTACCAAATCGAAATTGGTGGGATGTACAACATCTACAACGCCTTGGCTGCTTACGCCGTTGGTCGTTACCTAGGTGTTTCTACGGAACAAATTCACCACGCCTTCGAATCAAATGCCCAAATCTTTGGTCGCCAAGAAGCGGTTAAGGTGAACGGCAAGGAAGTGACGATTGTCTTGATTAAGAACCCAGTGGGTGCGAACCAAGTTATCGACATGATGAAGACGGATGATCAATCATTCTCATTGATTGCTTTGTTGAACGCCAACTATGCTGACGGTATCGACACAAGCTGGATTTGGGACACTGATTTCGAGTCTTTGCAAGATTCTGGTATGCAAAAGATTGTCACTGGTGGTGAACGTTATAAGGACTTGTATGTCCGTTTGAAGATGGCTGGTTACGGTGATCTTCCGGTCTACCAAGACCTCAAGCAAATTGTTAAAGCAATCGACAGCATGCCTACTGAGCGTGTTTACATTGCGGCAACCTACACTGCGATGTTGCAATTGCGTGCTCAATTGGCACAAGAAGGCTTCATCAAGACTGGTATGGGAGAATAA
- the manA gene encoding mannose-6-phosphate isomerase, class I — MTEPLILQPALHEKMWGGTALRDVFGFDIPSETTGEAWLISGHKNGNVFCENGRFAGKTVAELWREEPQLFGNTNPDKPFPLLVKLLDAHQDLSVQVHPDDSYAGEHAGELGKTESWYIVAAEPGAEIYYGHNAQTKAEFDAAVDTGDWDNLLRKVPVKAGDFFYVPAGTLHALGAGVLALETQQSSDVTYRVYDFDRVDAKTGELRELHLEDAKNVTTVPFVPEQPERKSAQYAGLNVTTLVEAPYFNVYKWTLDGRATLDARDPYLLGTVIDGELDMTVFGVTYHLEKGKSFILPNDIEAWTLQGDATLIVSTPGPLSK; from the coding sequence ATGACTGAACCATTGATTTTGCAACCAGCATTGCACGAAAAGATGTGGGGTGGCACTGCGCTACGTGACGTTTTTGGCTTTGATATTCCATCAGAGACCACGGGTGAAGCTTGGTTAATTTCGGGACACAAGAATGGGAATGTGTTCTGTGAAAATGGTCGATTCGCTGGGAAGACGGTGGCTGAATTGTGGCGTGAGGAACCACAACTGTTTGGCAACACGAATCCTGACAAGCCGTTTCCACTGCTAGTAAAGCTGTTGGATGCGCACCAGGATTTGTCAGTGCAGGTTCACCCAGATGATAGCTACGCTGGGGAACATGCTGGCGAATTGGGGAAAACAGAATCTTGGTACATTGTGGCTGCGGAGCCGGGTGCTGAGATTTATTACGGACACAACGCGCAGACAAAGGCGGAATTTGATGCTGCCGTTGATACGGGTGACTGGGACAACTTATTGCGCAAGGTACCAGTAAAGGCGGGCGACTTCTTTTACGTGCCAGCTGGAACACTCCACGCTTTGGGGGCTGGTGTGCTAGCACTTGAAACGCAACAATCATCAGACGTAACGTATCGTGTTTACGATTTTGACCGTGTTGATGCCAAGACGGGCGAATTGCGTGAGCTGCATTTGGAAGATGCGAAGAATGTGACGACGGTACCGTTTGTACCTGAGCAGCCAGAACGCAAGTCAGCCCAATATGCTGGCTTGAATGTGACGACGTTGGTCGAAGCGCCATACTTCAATGTTTACAAGTGGACGTTGGACGGACGCGCAACGTTGGATGCACGTGATCCATATCTATTGGGAACTGTTATTGACGGTGAACTCGACATGACTGTTTTCGGGGTGACCTATCACCTTGAAAAGGGTAAGAGTTTCATCTTGCCAAACGACATTGAGGCTTGGACATTGCAAGGTGACGCGACCCTTATTGTGTCTACACCAGGACCGCTATCTAAATAA
- a CDS encoding MucBP domain-containing protein — MADFELQGMPVWVYSKDADSKASIAPSRLIEGTVGEHFSLDPADVAGYRFVSSEGTLTGTFDEKTMHTVTFYYRRDAIAETEKIHDKYLHMLDSVQPVDEIESTTPLGQKLWADSYMKVVERVATRDGKFWYQLADSRWVAYDMQTMKLTDTDGRVTKPVSEWNRPTTWAPKPFVARATIDYLPGGDVAVYAQPYGREIGRVIHGAVVDITERVDDPSGVVWYHVAQHGWLSGIYLHFNN; from the coding sequence ATGGCTGACTTTGAATTACAAGGCATGCCCGTTTGGGTATACAGCAAGGATGCTGATTCAAAAGCATCTATTGCGCCATCTCGCTTGATTGAGGGGACAGTTGGGGAGCATTTCTCACTTGATCCAGCGGATGTTGCAGGATATCGCTTTGTTTCATCAGAAGGAACTCTAACGGGAACGTTTGATGAGAAGACGATGCACACGGTAACGTTCTATTACCGCCGTGATGCTATTGCAGAAACTGAAAAAATCCATGATAAGTACTTGCACATGCTAGATAGCGTGCAACCGGTTGATGAAATTGAATCAACGACGCCGCTGGGCCAAAAGCTTTGGGCGGATTCATACATGAAGGTCGTGGAACGTGTTGCGACACGCGACGGTAAGTTCTGGTATCAACTAGCCGATTCACGTTGGGTGGCTTATGACATGCAAACGATGAAGCTAACCGATACCGACGGTCGCGTGACGAAGCCGGTTTCTGAATGGAACCGACCAACGACGTGGGCACCTAAGCCATTTGTGGCCCGTGCGACGATTGATTACCTGCCAGGTGGGGATGTGGCAGTGTATGCACAACCATACGGACGTGAAATCGGTCGTGTGATTCACGGCGCTGTTGTGGATATCACAGAGCGCGTGGACGATCCATCTGGTGTCGTTTGGTACCACGTGGCACAACACGGTTGGTTGTCAGGTATTTACCTACACTTCAACAATTAA